From one Shewanella sp. GD04112 genomic stretch:
- the secA gene encoding preprotein translocase subunit SecA — protein sequence MFGKLLTKVFGSRNDRTLKGLQKVVNKINALEADYEKLTDEQLKAKTAEFRERLAAGASLESIMAEAFATVREASKRVFEMRHFDVQLLGGMVLDSNRIAEMRTGEGKTLTATLPAYLNALTGKGVHVITVNDYLARRDAENNRPLFEFLGLTVGINVAGLGQQAKKDAYNADITYGTNNEFGFDYLRDNMAFSPQERVQRPLHYALIDEVDSILIDEARTPLIISGAAEDSSELYIKINTLIPSLIRQDKEDSEEYVGEGDYSIDEKAKQVHFTERGQEKVENLLIERGMLAEGDSLYSAANISLLHHVNAALRAHTLFERDVDYIVQDGEVIIVDEHTGRTMPGRRWSEGLHQAVEAKEGVRIQNENQTLASITFQNYFRLYEKLAGMTGTADTEAFEFQHIYGLDTVVVPTNRPMVRKDMADLVYLTANEKYQAIIKDIKDCRERGQPVLVGTVSIEQSELLARLMVKEKIPHQVLNAKFHEKEAEIVAQAGRTGAVTIATNMAGRGTDIVLGGNWNMEIEALENPTAEQKAKIKADWQERHDAVVAAGGLHILGTERHESRRIDNQLRGRAGRQGDAGSSRFYLSMEDSLMRIFASDRVSGMMKKLGMEEGEAIEHPWVSRAIENAQRKVEARNFDIRKQLLEFDDVANDQRQVVYAQRNELMDAESIEDTIKNIQDDVISAVIDQYIPPQSVEELWDVPGLEQRLQQEFMLKLPIQEWLDKEDDLHEETLRERIITSWSDAYKAKEEMVGAPVLRQFEKAVMLQTLDGLWKEHLAAMDHLRQGIHLRGYAQKNPKQEYKRESFELFQQLLSTLKHDVISVLSKVQVQAQSDVEEMEARRREEDAKIQRDYQHAAAEALVGGDDGSDEMMAHTPMIRDGDKVGRNDPCPCGSGRKYKQCHGKLS from the coding sequence ATGTTTGGTAAATTACTGACAAAAGTATTTGGTAGTCGCAACGACCGTACCCTCAAAGGGTTACAAAAAGTAGTTAATAAGATTAATGCGCTTGAAGCCGATTATGAAAAATTAACCGATGAACAGCTTAAGGCGAAAACCGCCGAGTTCCGCGAGCGTTTAGCGGCCGGAGCTTCATTAGAGAGCATTATGGCGGAAGCCTTCGCGACCGTGCGTGAAGCATCGAAGCGCGTTTTCGAGATGCGCCACTTCGACGTGCAGTTACTCGGTGGTATGGTGCTCGACAGTAACCGCATTGCTGAAATGCGTACCGGTGAAGGTAAAACCTTAACCGCGACCCTCCCAGCCTATCTAAATGCCTTAACCGGTAAAGGCGTTCACGTTATTACCGTCAACGATTACTTAGCTCGTCGTGACGCGGAAAACAACCGCCCACTGTTCGAATTCTTAGGCTTAACGGTCGGCATTAACGTCGCAGGTCTAGGCCAGCAGGCGAAAAAAGACGCCTACAATGCCGACATTACTTACGGTACCAACAACGAATTTGGTTTCGACTATCTGCGTGATAACATGGCGTTCTCGCCACAAGAGCGTGTTCAACGTCCATTGCACTATGCCCTGATCGACGAAGTCGACTCAATTCTTATCGACGAAGCCCGTACGCCACTGATTATCTCTGGTGCCGCGGAAGATAGCTCTGAGCTATATATCAAGATCAACACCTTAATCCCAAGTCTTATCCGTCAAGATAAAGAAGACTCAGAAGAGTATGTGGGTGAGGGTGACTACAGCATCGATGAAAAAGCCAAACAAGTGCACTTCACCGAACGTGGTCAAGAGAAGGTTGAGAACCTGTTGATTGAGCGCGGCATGTTAGCCGAAGGCGACTCTCTCTACTCAGCTGCCAACATTTCTCTGTTGCACCATGTGAATGCGGCGCTGCGTGCGCATACCCTGTTTGAGCGCGATGTTGACTATATCGTTCAAGATGGCGAAGTGATCATCGTTGATGAACACACTGGCCGTACTATGCCAGGTCGTCGCTGGTCAGAAGGTTTACATCAAGCCGTTGAAGCCAAAGAAGGCGTTCGTATTCAAAACGAAAACCAAACCTTGGCATCGATTACCTTCCAAAACTACTTCCGTTTATATGAGAAGTTAGCGGGTATGACAGGTACGGCCGATACCGAAGCGTTTGAGTTCCAACACATCTATGGTCTAGATACTGTGGTTGTGCCAACCAACCGTCCTATGGTACGTAAGGATATGGCGGATTTGGTTTACCTCACCGCCAATGAAAAATACCAAGCGATCATTAAAGACATCAAAGACTGCCGTGAACGTGGCCAACCTGTTCTAGTGGGTACTGTTTCAATCGAACAGTCTGAGCTGTTAGCACGCTTAATGGTGAAGGAGAAGATCCCGCACCAAGTGCTTAACGCTAAGTTCCACGAAAAAGAAGCCGAAATTGTTGCCCAAGCGGGTCGTACTGGCGCTGTGACTATTGCTACTAACATGGCGGGTCGTGGTACCGACATCGTGTTAGGCGGCAACTGGAATATGGAAATCGAAGCCCTCGAGAATCCAACTGCTGAGCAAAAAGCTAAAATCAAGGCCGACTGGCAAGAGCGCCACGATGCCGTGGTCGCCGCTGGTGGTTTACACATTTTAGGTACTGAGCGCCACGAATCTCGCCGTATCGACAACCAGCTACGTGGTCGTGCGGGTCGTCAAGGTGATGCAGGTTCTTCACGTTTCTACCTTTCTATGGAAGATAGCTTAATGCGCATCTTCGCCTCGGATCGTGTCTCAGGCATGATGAAGAAACTGGGGATGGAAGAAGGCGAAGCGATCGAACATCCATGGGTTTCCCGTGCGATTGAAAACGCACAGCGTAAAGTGGAAGCGCGTAACTTCGATATTCGTAAGCAACTGCTCGAATTCGATGACGTAGCAAACGACCAGCGTCAAGTGGTTTACGCACAGCGTAACGAGTTGATGGATGCCGAAAGTATCGAAGACACCATTAAAAACATCCAAGACGATGTGATCAGTGCGGTGATCGATCAATACATTCCGCCACAATCAGTGGAAGAGTTATGGGATGTGCCAGGTTTAGAGCAACGTTTACAGCAAGAATTTATGCTGAAACTGCCAATCCAAGAATGGCTAGATAAAGAAGACGACTTACACGAAGAAACATTGCGTGAGCGGATCATCACTTCTTGGTCTGATGCGTATAAAGCAAAAGAAGAAATGGTCGGTGCGCCAGTACTACGCCAGTTCGAAAAAGCTGTGATGCTACAAACCCTCGATGGTCTGTGGAAAGAACACTTAGCGGCGATGGATCACTTACGCCAAGGTATCCACTTGCGTGGTTACGCGCAGAAGAATCCAAAGCAAGAATATAAGCGCGAGTCGTTCGAACTGTTCCAACAATTACTGTCGACCTTAAAGCATGATGTCATTAGCGTGCTATCTAAGGTACAAGTACAAGCACAGTCAGACGTAGAAGAGATGGAAGCGCGTCGTCGTGAAGAAGATGCCAAGATCCAACGCGACTATCAGCATGCAGCAGCCGAAGCCTTAGTGGGTGGGGATGATGGTAGCGACGAGATGATGGCTCACACGCCAATGATCCGCGATGGCGATAAAGTTGGCCGTAACGATCCTTGTCCTTGTGGCTCAGGCCGTAAGTATAAGCAGTGCCACGGCAAGCTAAGCTAA
- a CDS encoding M23 family metallopeptidase: MSVTVFIQGRNGVTRWQPSKRWLLLPMLLLATGAGIYQHNSAKFENQQASVDNDRIQREQQKKQVLELKSATESQLAMLATHVARMQAKITRLEALGQQVAKQNKLDEDFDFSSEVGVGGLSELGSNIELGQLIDDMDKLASRIDNNNVQLSLLETVLSNHHIDAERYVSGLPLDKGWLSSPYGLRNDPFNGRRTMHKGIDFTGREGAKVVATAAGVVTWAGNMFGYGELVEIDHGNGLRTRYGHNKALSVAVGDVVAKGETIASMGSTGRSTGAHVHYEVLRGGQQIDPQKFVYRKAG; encoded by the coding sequence ATGAGTGTAACAGTATTTATTCAAGGTCGGAATGGCGTCACGCGCTGGCAACCCAGTAAACGCTGGTTGCTCCTTCCCATGCTATTGTTGGCGACTGGTGCCGGTATTTATCAACACAACTCTGCTAAATTTGAAAACCAGCAAGCCAGTGTCGATAACGATCGTATCCAACGCGAACAACAAAAGAAGCAAGTCTTAGAATTAAAGAGTGCCACAGAGTCACAGCTAGCCATGCTGGCGACCCATGTTGCGCGCATGCAAGCTAAAATCACCCGTCTCGAGGCCTTAGGTCAACAAGTCGCGAAACAAAACAAATTGGATGAAGACTTTGATTTTTCCTCTGAAGTAGGTGTGGGTGGCTTGAGCGAATTAGGCTCGAATATCGAACTTGGTCAGCTTATCGATGATATGGATAAACTGGCGTCACGAATTGACAACAATAATGTTCAACTATCACTACTTGAAACAGTGTTATCTAACCACCATATAGATGCTGAACGTTATGTATCAGGGCTCCCACTCGATAAAGGTTGGTTATCGTCGCCCTACGGATTACGTAATGACCCTTTCAACGGTCGTCGAACCATGCATAAAGGGATCGATTTTACCGGTCGAGAAGGGGCTAAAGTTGTCGCGACTGCTGCAGGCGTGGTGACTTGGGCTGGGAATATGTTTGGCTATGGCGAATTGGTCGAAATCGACCATGGTAACGGTTTACGTACTCGCTATGGTCATAATAAAGCTTTGTCAGTAGCTGTAGGTGATGTGGTCGCTAAAGGCGAAACCATCGCCAGTATGGGAAGCACTGGGCGCTCAACAGGGGCTCATGTGCATTATGAAGTGTTGCGTGGCGGACAGCAGATAGATCCACAGAAGTTTGTCTACCGCAAGGCAGGTTAA
- a CDS encoding DciA family protein, which yields MKKPPQDLSQLLHQSGTLPDIAEKAELLLYLDQHVKQIVAGPVAEQLKVANFRQGVLVVETTSAAWAARINFQKPKLLAQLQAETLPILTAIEVKVNPRLALYDAKPKQAHKQLSPAAAEHIAALAENVSGTLGEKLKRLATLASRNK from the coding sequence ATGAAAAAGCCCCCTCAGGATCTCAGCCAATTACTACACCAGTCAGGCACATTGCCCGATATAGCTGAGAAAGCGGAACTACTTTTATATCTGGATCAGCACGTGAAGCAGATTGTCGCAGGTCCTGTTGCGGAGCAGCTGAAAGTCGCCAATTTCCGCCAGGGTGTTCTTGTGGTTGAAACCACTTCGGCAGCATGGGCCGCACGAATTAATTTCCAAAAGCCGAAACTACTAGCGCAGCTTCAAGCAGAAACGCTCCCAATCCTTACCGCAATTGAAGTTAAAGTCAACCCGAGATTAGCATTGTATGACGCAAAGCCGAAACAGGCGCACAAGCAACTCAGTCCAGCCGCGGCAGAACATATTGCTGCGCTTGCAGAAAATGTGAGCGGAACACTAGGCGAAAAACTAAAACGGCTGGCCACATTGGCCAGCCGTAATAAGTAA
- the lpxC gene encoding UDP-3-O-acyl-N-acetylglucosamine deacetylase: protein MIFQRTVQKMVKATGVGLHSGNKVTLSIMPAPVNTGIVLVRTDMNPAVAIPAKAEQVRETTMCTALVNDEGIRISTIEHLFAALAGLGIDNAVIEVDAPEIPIMDGSASPFVFLLQSAGIKEQAAPKKYLKIKRPVRVEDGDKWAELKPFKGFRVNFKIDFAHPEIARSQQHVVMDFSTSAFVKDISRARTFGFMRDIEYLRANNLALGGSMENAVVLDEYRVLNPDGLRYEDEFVKHKILDAFGDLYVAGHAILGEFTAYKTGHALNNQLVRALLAQQDAWELVSFEKEADVPVSFTVPGGAVYA from the coding sequence ATGATATTTCAAAGAACTGTTCAAAAAATGGTGAAGGCTACTGGAGTCGGTTTGCACTCTGGGAATAAGGTCACCTTGAGCATTATGCCCGCACCAGTCAATACAGGGATCGTACTCGTGCGTACCGACATGAATCCTGCCGTTGCTATTCCAGCAAAGGCGGAACAAGTTCGCGAAACCACTATGTGCACGGCACTTGTCAATGACGAAGGTATTCGTATTTCGACTATTGAGCATTTATTTGCAGCCTTAGCGGGTTTAGGCATTGATAACGCCGTAATCGAAGTGGACGCGCCTGAAATCCCAATCATGGATGGTAGTGCGAGCCCATTTGTCTTCTTACTTCAGTCTGCGGGTATCAAAGAGCAGGCTGCGCCTAAGAAGTACTTAAAGATTAAACGCCCTGTGCGTGTTGAAGACGGTGATAAGTGGGCCGAGCTGAAGCCATTCAAAGGCTTTAGAGTCAACTTCAAAATTGACTTTGCTCACCCTGAAATTGCCCGTAGTCAACAGCATGTGGTGATGGACTTCTCTACTTCTGCTTTTGTTAAAGACATTAGCCGTGCCCGTACTTTTGGTTTTATGCGTGATATTGAGTATCTGCGTGCGAACAACCTAGCATTAGGTGGCAGCATGGAAAACGCGGTTGTACTTGATGAATATCGCGTCCTCAACCCCGACGGCCTGCGTTATGAGGATGAGTTCGTTAAGCACAAAATTTTAGATGCGTTTGGTGATCTCTACGTGGCAGGACACGCCATTCTTGGTGAGTTTACTGCCTATAAAACGGGTCATGCACTGAATAACCAATTAGTGCGAGCCTTATTGGCGCAGCAGGATGCGTGGGAGCTGGTGAGCTTTGAGAAAGAAGCCGATGTTCCCGTCAGCTTTACTGTGCCAGGTGGCGCGGTTTACGCTTAA
- the ftsZ gene encoding cell division protein FtsZ — protein MFEIMDTHSDDAVIKVIGVGGGGGNAVEHMVKHNIEGVEFVVTNTDAQALRKSGAGSTIQLGRDVTKGLGAGANPEVGRAAAEEDRENIRAAIKGSDMIFIAAGMGGGTGTGAAPVVAQIAREEGILTVAVVTKPFPFEGKKRMAYAEQGISELAKHVDSLITIPNEKLLKVLGRGTSLLDAFAAANNVLLGAVQGIAELITRPGLINVDFADVKTVMSEMGNAMMGTGVARGEDRAEEAAEAAVASPLLEDIDLAGARGVLVNITAGMDMSIEEFETVGNHVKAYASDNATVVVGAVIDPEMSDELRVTVVATGIGAEKRPDIQLVSKPAPRPEPVVVEPKVEAYVEEATHVSYAAPKGNVLPATPAPAPAPAPSTKHELDYLDIPAFLRKQAD, from the coding sequence ATGTTTGAGATCATGGACACTCACTCAGACGACGCGGTGATTAAAGTCATCGGCGTTGGCGGCGGCGGCGGTAATGCTGTCGAACATATGGTCAAACACAACATTGAAGGTGTTGAGTTTGTCGTTACCAACACAGACGCACAGGCGCTACGTAAATCAGGCGCTGGCTCAACGATTCAATTAGGTCGCGATGTCACTAAAGGTCTTGGCGCTGGCGCCAACCCAGAAGTGGGTCGTGCCGCAGCGGAAGAAGACCGCGAAAACATTCGTGCAGCGATCAAAGGCTCAGACATGATCTTTATCGCCGCCGGTATGGGCGGTGGTACTGGTACAGGTGCTGCGCCAGTTGTGGCTCAAATCGCTCGCGAAGAAGGCATCTTAACGGTTGCTGTCGTGACTAAGCCTTTCCCTTTCGAAGGCAAGAAGCGTATGGCTTATGCCGAGCAAGGTATTAGCGAGCTGGCCAAGCACGTGGATTCGTTAATCACTATCCCTAACGAAAAATTATTAAAAGTATTGGGCCGTGGTACGTCATTACTCGATGCGTTTGCCGCAGCGAATAACGTGTTACTCGGTGCAGTACAAGGTATTGCCGAGCTTATCACTCGTCCTGGTCTGATTAACGTCGACTTTGCGGACGTGAAAACCGTTATGTCTGAAATGGGTAATGCCATGATGGGTACCGGTGTTGCGCGTGGTGAAGACCGTGCGGAAGAAGCGGCCGAAGCGGCAGTTGCCAGCCCATTATTAGAAGACATCGACTTAGCCGGTGCCCGTGGTGTGTTAGTTAACATTACCGCAGGTATGGACATGAGCATCGAAGAATTCGAAACCGTGGGTAACCATGTTAAAGCTTACGCTTCTGACAATGCGACTGTGGTTGTGGGTGCGGTGATCGACCCTGAAATGAGCGACGAGCTGCGTGTAACTGTGGTTGCAACGGGTATCGGTGCTGAAAAGCGTCCTGATATTCAACTGGTTTCTAAACCAGCACCACGTCCAGAGCCAGTGGTTGTGGAACCAAAAGTAGAAGCCTATGTCGAAGAAGCAACTCATGTGAGCTATGCGGCGCCAAAGGGTAACGTGTTACCTGCTACGCCCGCACCGGCTCCAGCGCCAGCACCTTCAACAAAGCATGAATTGGATTACTTAGATATCCCAGCGTTTTTGCGTAAGCAAGCTGACTAA
- the ftsA gene encoding cell division protein FtsA, with the protein MTKNQDRNLIVGLDIGTSKVAVIIGEVLPDGEISIVGLGNHPSRGMDKGGVNDLDSIVRSVQRALDQAELMADCQVSSVYLSISGKHIACQNENGMVSINDEEVTQEDVDNVIHTARSVKIPTERRILHVLPQEYAIDVQDGIRSPIGMSGMRMEAKVHIVTCANDMAKNITKSVERCGLKVDDLVFSGIASADAVLTFDEKDLGVCIVDIGGGTTDIAVYTNGALRHCAVVPVAGNQVTNDIAKIFRTPSSHAEQIKVQFACARSSMVSREDSIEVPSVGGRPSRSMSRHTLAEVVEPRYQELFELVLKELKDSGLEDQIAAGIVLTGGTASIQGVVDIAEATFGMPVRVASPLPIKGLYEYVDQSIYSTGVGLLHYGARRVLERQFERPERQGVTSAWNRVQSWFKGEF; encoded by the coding sequence ATGACCAAAAACCAAGATAGAAATCTGATCGTCGGATTGGACATAGGAACCTCTAAAGTCGCAGTGATCATAGGCGAAGTTCTGCCCGATGGCGAAATCAGCATAGTCGGCCTTGGTAACCACCCTTCAAGGGGCATGGATAAGGGTGGCGTTAACGATTTAGACTCCATCGTGCGCAGTGTGCAACGCGCGCTCGATCAAGCGGAATTAATGGCAGACTGCCAAGTATCATCGGTTTACCTGAGCATTTCCGGTAAACATATCGCCTGCCAAAACGAAAATGGCATGGTGTCGATTAACGATGAAGAAGTGACACAGGAAGACGTCGACAACGTGATCCACACCGCTCGCTCGGTGAAGATCCCGACCGAACGTCGCATTCTGCATGTGTTACCACAGGAATATGCGATTGACGTACAAGACGGCATTCGCAGCCCTATCGGCATGTCAGGCATGCGGATGGAAGCCAAGGTACACATAGTGACCTGCGCCAATGATATGGCTAAGAACATCACTAAGAGTGTCGAGCGCTGTGGCTTGAAGGTAGATGACTTAGTGTTCTCCGGCATTGCGTCGGCGGATGCGGTATTAACCTTCGATGAAAAAGACTTAGGTGTGTGTATCGTCGATATCGGCGGTGGCACGACGGATATCGCCGTGTATACCAATGGTGCGCTGCGCCATTGCGCGGTTGTGCCGGTTGCGGGCAACCAAGTGACCAACGATATTGCGAAGATTTTCCGCACCCCTTCGTCACACGCTGAACAAATTAAAGTGCAGTTCGCCTGTGCGCGCAGCTCCATGGTGAGCCGCGAAGACAGTATCGAAGTGCCTTCGGTCGGTGGTCGTCCATCGCGTAGCATGTCGCGCCATACTTTGGCCGAAGTGGTAGAGCCGAGATATCAAGAGCTGTTTGAGTTAGTGCTCAAGGAGCTGAAAGACAGTGGTTTAGAAGATCAAATCGCCGCAGGTATCGTGCTCACAGGCGGTACGGCGTCGATCCAAGGTGTGGTGGACATCGCGGAGGCAACCTTTGGTATGCCAGTTCGCGTCGCCTCACCATTGCCGATTAAAGGGTTATACGAATACGTGGATCAGTCTATTTACTCCACTGGGGTTGGATTGCTTCATTACGGTGCAAGACGGGTGCTTGAGCGTCAATTCGAGCGTCCTGAGCGTCAAGGGGTTACCAGTGCTTGGAATCGGGTCCAAAGCTGGTTTAAGGGTGAATTTTAA
- a CDS encoding cell division protein FtsQ/DivIB, whose protein sequence is MSRVNWYLWSGIGFLWLVIGSFVFGGYQLHKFLNDASTLPIEAVAIKGERTYTTDRDIQIALQDLMQRSFFSADITLVQQALEALPWVYRASVRREWPAKLRVYLQEQQPVAHWNGTAWLNVHGEVFEAPSHPELEHLPYLSGPDDMGTEVLTAYAQVNSLLKINGFTLANLSLTPRHAWHATLGNGIVLDLGREDKMARIQRFITVYPLLAKQDKPIARVDLRYDTGLAVGWGDAQTREPIINDQKPR, encoded by the coding sequence ATGTCACGGGTTAATTGGTACCTGTGGAGCGGAATTGGTTTTTTATGGTTAGTCATTGGGAGTTTTGTCTTTGGTGGCTACCAACTGCATAAGTTTTTAAATGATGCCAGCACGCTGCCCATTGAGGCTGTAGCCATCAAAGGTGAACGGACTTACACCACTGATAGAGATATACAAATTGCACTACAGGATTTAATGCAGCGGAGTTTTTTCAGCGCAGACATCACCTTAGTGCAACAGGCCTTAGAAGCCTTACCTTGGGTGTATCGCGCGTCAGTGAGGCGTGAATGGCCAGCGAAACTCAGGGTGTATTTACAGGAGCAGCAACCGGTCGCCCATTGGAATGGCACCGCTTGGCTCAATGTGCATGGTGAAGTGTTTGAAGCGCCATCGCATCCTGAGCTAGAGCATCTGCCTTATTTATCTGGGCCAGATGATATGGGGACCGAAGTGTTAACCGCCTACGCGCAGGTTAACTCGCTACTGAAGATTAATGGCTTTACCTTGGCCAATTTGAGTTTAACGCCACGTCATGCGTGGCACGCGACACTGGGTAACGGTATTGTTTTAGACCTAGGTCGAGAAGATAAAATGGCAAGGATACAAAGGTTTATCACTGTTTATCCGTTACTGGCGAAACAAGATAAACCGATTGCCAGAGTGGATTTGCGCTACGACACAGGGTTGGCCGTAGGCTGGGGCGATGCACAAACAAGAGAGCCGATAATTAATGACCAAAAACCAAGATAG
- the murC gene encoding UDP-N-acetylmuramate--L-alanine ligase, translating to MTKTERYLQLRSMIPEMRRIKRIHFVGIGGAGMGGIAEVLVNEGYVVSGSDIAQNAVTDRLCLLGAKIHIGHGADNVQQADVVVVSTAINPENPEIIAAKELRIPIVRRAEMLAELMRYRHGVAIAGTHGKTTTTSLIASLYGQAGRDPTFVIGGLLNSAGTNARLGTSRYLIAEADESDASFLHLQPMVSVVTNIEADHMDTYGGDFEKLKSTFVDFLHNLPFYGVAVVCIDDAVVREIMPRIGRHMITYGFSDDADVQALNFHQQGHQCRFTVRRKGKEDLDLLLNLPGQHNVLNALAAIAVATEDEIDDSAIIQALAEFQGIGRRFQHLGKFATPKGEVMLVDDYGHHPSEVAATIKAARAGWPDKRLVMAYQPHRFTRTRDLYEDFIEVLSQVDCLLLLEVYSAGEAPIPGADGRALCRSIRLRGQLDPIFIASPDQLAEVLPDVLQEGDLLLTQGAGNIGALSRQLAASELGFSVAATTEVKP from the coding sequence ATGACTAAGACAGAAAGATACTTACAGCTAAGAAGTATGATCCCAGAAATGCGCCGGATTAAGCGTATTCATTTCGTCGGCATTGGCGGCGCGGGCATGGGCGGGATCGCTGAAGTATTAGTAAACGAAGGTTATGTCGTCAGTGGTTCAGACATCGCGCAAAACGCCGTGACTGACAGACTCTGCCTGCTGGGCGCGAAAATTCATATCGGCCATGGTGCCGATAACGTGCAGCAAGCCGATGTGGTGGTGGTCTCGACTGCGATTAATCCTGAGAACCCAGAGATTATTGCGGCGAAGGAATTGCGTATTCCCATAGTGCGCCGCGCCGAGATGTTGGCAGAGTTGATGCGTTATCGCCATGGTGTGGCGATTGCGGGAACGCACGGTAAAACCACGACCACAAGTTTGATTGCCAGTTTGTATGGTCAAGCGGGGCGCGATCCGACCTTCGTGATCGGCGGCCTGCTGAACAGTGCTGGTACTAATGCTCGCTTAGGTACGAGTCGTTATCTTATCGCCGAAGCCGACGAGAGTGATGCGAGCTTCCTGCACCTGCAACCTATGGTCAGCGTGGTGACGAATATCGAAGCCGACCACATGGACACCTACGGTGGGGATTTTGAAAAGCTCAAATCGACCTTCGTGGACTTTCTGCATAACCTGCCATTCTACGGCGTGGCTGTAGTGTGTATCGACGATGCGGTGGTGCGCGAGATTATGCCGCGTATTGGTCGCCATATGATCACCTATGGTTTCAGTGATGATGCCGACGTGCAGGCGCTGAACTTCCATCAGCAGGGCCACCAATGCCGCTTTACCGTCAGACGTAAAGGCAAAGAAGATTTAGATCTGCTGCTTAATCTGCCAGGCCAGCACAATGTATTAAATGCGCTCGCGGCGATTGCCGTGGCGACAGAAGATGAAATTGATGATAGCGCCATCATTCAAGCCTTGGCTGAGTTCCAAGGTATTGGCCGTCGTTTCCAACACTTAGGTAAGTTCGCAACGCCAAAGGGCGAAGTGATGTTAGTGGACGACTATGGTCATCACCCCAGTGAAGTGGCGGCGACCATTAAAGCGGCGCGTGCAGGTTGGCCGGATAAACGCTTAGTCATGGCCTATCAGCCGCACAGATTCACTCGTACCCGTGACTTGTACGAAGACTTTATTGAAGTGTTGTCTCAAGTGGATTGCTTGCTGTTACTCGAGGTGTATAGCGCGGGTGAAGCGCCGATCCCCGGTGCCGATGGTCGCGCACTGTGTCGCTCGATTCGCTTGCGCGGACAGTTAGATCCCATCTTTATCGCCAGCCCAGATCAGTTAGCCGAAGTGCTACCCGATGTGTTGCAGGAGGGGGATTTATTGTTGACCCAAGGTGCGGGTAATATAGGCGCCCTGTCGCGCCAGCTAGCTGCCTCTGAATTGGGCTTTAGCGTTGCCGCGACAACCGAGGTAAAACCTTGA
- the murG gene encoding undecaprenyldiphospho-muramoylpentapeptide beta-N-acetylglucosaminyltransferase, with protein sequence MTDAGKRILVMAGGTGGHVFPALAVAKYLAQQGWQVRWLGTADRMEARLVPQYGFDIDFIDIKGVRGNGLVRKLAAPFKVVRSILQAKAVIAEFKPDVVLGMGGFASGPGGVAAKLAGVPLVLHEQNAIPGMTNKLLSRIANQVLCAFKNTFTQVKAKVVGNPIRRELIALGAEPKQAADDALKVLVVGGSLGAKVFNDLMPEVVAALSKQQSITVWHQVGKDNLTGVKSAYQQQGQEGGVNVAEFIDDMEAAYRWADVVLCRAGALTVSELAAVGLPSILVPYPHAVDDHQTRNAQVLVEAGAAFLLPQAILDVNKLVSKLQLLANDRAELAQMGQRARDVAVLDATEQVAQVCIALAEKG encoded by the coding sequence ATGACCGACGCGGGTAAACGTATTTTAGTCATGGCAGGCGGCACTGGTGGACATGTGTTCCCGGCGCTCGCGGTGGCAAAATATTTAGCGCAGCAAGGTTGGCAAGTGCGTTGGTTAGGCACCGCCGACCGTATGGAGGCGCGTTTAGTGCCTCAGTATGGCTTTGATATCGATTTTATCGACATCAAGGGCGTGCGTGGTAATGGCTTAGTACGTAAATTAGCGGCGCCTTTTAAAGTGGTGCGCTCGATTCTGCAAGCCAAGGCCGTGATTGCCGAGTTCAAGCCCGATGTGGTGCTGGGCATGGGCGGATTTGCCAGCGGCCCGGGTGGTGTGGCGGCGAAATTGGCGGGTGTACCCTTAGTGCTGCATGAGCAAAATGCCATTCCGGGAATGACCAACAAGTTACTCTCGCGAATTGCGAATCAAGTACTGTGCGCCTTTAAAAATACCTTCACTCAGGTAAAGGCCAAGGTGGTGGGTAACCCCATTCGTCGCGAGCTTATTGCTTTAGGTGCCGAGCCTAAGCAAGCCGCGGATGATGCCTTAAAAGTCTTAGTGGTGGGCGGTAGTTTAGGCGCCAAAGTCTTTAACGACTTAATGCCTGAAGTGGTGGCCGCGCTGAGTAAGCAGCAGTCGATTACGGTTTGGCATCAAGTGGGTAAGGATAATCTGACGGGCGTTAAGTCGGCTTATCAACAGCAAGGACAAGAGGGCGGCGTTAACGTTGCCGAATTTATTGATGATATGGAAGCCGCCTATCGCTGGGCGGATGTGGTATTGTGCCGTGCCGGCGCGCTGACGGTATCCGAGTTAGCGGCGGTGGGACTACCGAGTATTCTGGTGCCTTATCCCCATGCCGTGGATGACCATCAGACCCGTAACGCCCAAGTATTGGTTGAGGCTGGCGCCGCTTTCCTATTGCCACAGGCCATCTTGGACGTGAATAAACTGGTGAGTAAATTACAGTTACTCGCCAATGACAGAGCAGAATTAGCCCAAATGGGCCAAAGAGCGAGAGATGTTGCCGTGTTGGATGCGACCGAGCAGGTGGCCCAAGTGTGTATTGCTCTCGCCGAGAAAGGATAG